The window AGCTCCCAGATAGCACACATACAGTAAATGGTTTAAATTCCGCTTACTTtgacagctttttttctttttctattttgggCAAGAAGTTGAATACATGTATGTTGTATGTTCTAAATTCTATGATGTTTTTTTCTGCACAGAACTGAAACATGTCTGCAACCAGTAAGTGTTCTGAACATGAAATCTTGCCCAATCTCAAACAGAAAATGCAGCAACACTATATTACAGTAGTAGAGGCTGTCCATCCAAAATCTTCACCACACGCACTAGCTAGCTAGACCTAGAGTAGGTTTAAACTCCGTAAGGGGAGAACTTGTGCTCTGGGTCAGGAGAATTCTTGAAGTCTGGGGGGTCGGGAATTCTCTCCGGCAATTTGTGAGGAGTAAGCTGAGGCTTGGGTCGTTCGGTGACGTGAATGCGAGGCGAGGAAAAGTAGCCCAGGAAAGGTCGATCCTGTCCGAGCTTGTTCTTCATGCATTCGTCAAACAGCGACTGAGGCGGGCGGCAGCTGGAAAGCACAAGATCATGTTCAAGTGGAACCCACCTTTTTAAGGACCCCctcaaatttaagactccctcctttttaagaccttgttttttgagacattctgttcttaacctctgtaaatgtacccccattttctcagatttgttgaggtcttaaaagagggttccactgtactcactACTGCATTGTAGTCCCTCCCGTGTAAACTgacacatgtatacaccacCACAGATCAGTCCGGGCTTttaccaggcatgggaattgtccgccgaaaggcaaatttccgccgattttgttttttgctcCACCGAAAAAGTAAAAGTGTctgccaaaaaaataaatggggggaGGCagaaatggttctaaaaactgaatttaaatTTAAttgcaaacttggagctcagatgacaccaaattgcaccatttgggttctttggtgAGAACAAAATTACGAGGGGgcatgccccctgacccccctagtaaggctaggcgctttgtGCCGTTGACTTTGCTATTTGACTTAAatattttcagcctttttgattttttcaattcccatgcctgttttACATTGGACACAAACCAAACATCTTCAACCaaactgcttcctgtgcagtgtgtgaatattttgcttaggccaaaaaaaagataggtctgtttacggtaacccgaccgaccctagttttttcgcacgaccctagacttttttttggcatttggggaaaaaaaaaaaaaatcttgttttttttggcaaaataacgtaaaaatatggttttttgggagaaaaaaaccaaaaaaaaaccgacctaccgaccctatttttttggcctatgttaccgtaaacagacctcttttttttgttgccttactTAATTCAGCAGTTTGATATAGCCGTTTCTTATTTATAACAAAATTAATtcgaaacaagaaaagcaaatggtTAAATACAATCCACCATCTGTCAGGCATCACAGTGGCACACCCCGCCCACCCCCCGTTGGGATCACCCCCAATTTTAGATTCTGTTTTCTCATATTTTCATTAATAGCCTTTGTAAATCTCACCCCATTTACGACTACCTttatcctttttaagaccagattttgtcGAACTTGTCTCAAAGACAAACAATATGGATTGTTTTGAAAACATCTCTTTTTGAAATATTTGACatcaaaagccaaacaaagtttGAAAAAACTTCATAACGTGAATAATGGCTTCACGCAAATATTCTGTCACTTGTGCATGTCTCCCGAGGAAGTGACAAAGAATTTGGAAAATAAAGTCTCTGTGACTTCAACATATCAGCAGCAAAAAATTAATCGTAAGGTCACCACCAGGCTGTGCAAATATATCGGTATCGCAAATCATTATAAAGTGAGGTCCAATGGATGTGAATCTAGAATAAAATATTTGCTGTTCTAGCTtcattaggccaacaacaaaaaataggtgtggttacggtaacatagccaaaaaatagggtaggaaggtaggcaatcactttttttttttaaattttttttctaatgtgtacaaattaaacctacttgacagggaaataagtgtgcgactcgggcgctttcgctttcattgcgttttctgcactcttttacttgtgtgtgttttttgtttttgtttttgacaaatgtaataaaaagttatagggtcggcccctaaaaatagggtaggtcaggttaccgtaaccacacctatttttttttttaggccttacattTTTATAATTTTGATTTCTTACTAATTGACCCACACTTGATCccaaggcccaaaaaaaaagttgtatgtttctggtatcatggctacaaaaaatagagtaggtaggtagggatttttttgatattttttgtcagggtagaaaataactatacagtgacgcaaagagactggacttactatacaaagagaaagacaacacattacaaaacaaatgagacaaaagggatacggggttatcccccttgtgttgtctgccgtctgttacttttgttttgacgctttttttccttccttttattttttacaaatgcaataaaaaaaagtctagggttggcgggaaaaaactaggtagtgTCGGGTGACCataaacatacaactttttttggtGGGCCTAATACGACCTTTTCTGTTTTCAATCCATTTAGTTACCCAATCCTTAAAAAAATATCCtacgaatatatatatatatatatataaaatttCCGTCATCCCAACCCCTTTCCCGCAACCATCACTagcctcatacacacacacactcaagcaaaaacacacacatttacgcCATATCCTAATTAACTTCTAATTTAATCACTTTGTCACAAACTAAAAAGCTTTCTATACTTACTTTTTCAAAGACATCTGTCTATCAGAGTGGTCGATACACTCAAAATACTTGGTGAACTCTGTGAAACAGTTCTGCTTGACCTTGCCGAAGAACTCAAAGCCGCATCGTGTGACCTCCTTTCCCTCGGGGATACATTTACGTGGATCTGGGTCTTCAGAGACACACAGCATGaactcctgcacacacaaaaagagagggGGGTGtgggacaaagacagagaaatgAAATttgatgagaaaaaaaagagtaaaaatAAATGTTCACATTTAATTTCCAAATGAGTCTGTGACTTCTTACGAACACTTTCGAGCACAGTTAAAACAACTACATTAGAAAAAAATTCGTCttgaaaacagaacaaaaacgaATAGCCTACATGTACATGATGTAGGCTACTGCATATAAATTACATATATATAATCATTACAAAAACGAATAGCCTACTAATGTACATGAATATGTACTGCATATAAATTACAACTAATCACATTTTTCCTTTCCTCTGTGTGtgattttctgtgtgtgtgtgttctaatcGTGGACAGTAATCAATGTGTGCTCTAATTGCTCATCTAAACAAAATTCTAATAAAATTACACCTTCATTTAaacatttggtttttttttgctgaattGGTCTAGCCTAACTGCTATcctctgtatgtgtatgtgtgtgtgtgtgtgtgtgtgtgtgtgtgtgtgtgtgtgtgtatgtgtgtgtgtgtgtgtgtgtgtgtgaatgtgctaTTCGTTCAAGGCTGCGTGTGTATTCTAACTTCAATCTTATATTTTTACATCCACTCTTTCTTGTTTATACTCGTAAAAGTCAGTTAAAGTCTGCAACTGTGCTTCGTTTAGCTCGATCCGTCTCACCTTGCATTGTTTATCACAGTATTTTCCGAAGTGATGCGCTCCAGCACGAAGTACTGAAGATGTCAGTTCTAGCTCAGGCACAGTCAGTTCTTCTTTACTAGGTAAATAGTCCTCATTTGTGAACGCCATTCTGCAGTCTGGTCGGCGACTCGGAACCCAAATTGACCTTGGCTGCACACCGGAAATTTTGTTGCTTGTCTCCCTTACCAATCAGTGGATTATGGTGAAAACTATGCCCGGAAAAAAAGTGGATAAAATAAAATAGTATCTGTGGGCGTATATCTCATGAATTGGCATAGAGCGGGTTTGAGTTCGGATGAAATGATGGTTAAattacagatttaaaaaaaagaaaaagaaacgcatgttgtgtttgtgtgcacattggtgtgtgtgcttgcatggtGTCAAGAATCAAAaatattatttgtgtgtgtgtgtgtgtgtgtgtatgcatgtgtaagATCGACCTCACATTTATAATCTATGAGGGATGATTTTATTAGTAAATTAGGTGCATATTTTTCTGGgcagatgtttgtttgtttcaggcatgggaattgtccgccgaacggcggatttccgccgatttttttttttgttccgccgaaaatgcaaaagtgtccgccgaaaaaataaaggggggaggcacacaaaaaaggcaccggttactttggcctttgcgcaaaagcccgcgaaaactttccgtactttgttcacgcactgctaccgcccgcctcagttattgaacttttatgtttgaaagtaaaccagattgcacagattgtgttacaagttacattttcctgtttgtctcaacagatcaatttttttttttacaaatttaaaccatataatacatgtatatatttttgttcttcaaaaaagcaaaaattggtacatttttgtactaaaaactctgattctaaaaacagaatttgatggcaaacttggagctcagatgacaccagattgcaccatctgggttctttggagaaaaatttttccgggggagcatgcccccggacccccctagtaagactaggcgcttcgcgccgtcgacttgacgcttcgcgtcttcagttataaattttccgccttttttacaattttcaattcccatgcctgttgtttgtttgtttatttgttgcttaacgtccagccgactacgcagagccatatcaggacgaggaagggggggatgaagggggccacttgtcaagcgattcctgtttacaaatgcactaacccattacttgtgtcccagcaggctttagtaaaactaaattaatacctactggaagattaccagtttccagtatgttaaaataggcttaacctatctactgctggacttacatcagaacactaacagattaaactatacatgaatcgcgagacaagcggcaagagaagagatttttggaaaaaatacaggtgaatgagcaagaaggcagaaaaaagaaaagaattcatgaagaaaaagagagcatgacaggaaagaggaaccaaaaatctacctaacagcaaactagaaagctcctgcgattccaaaaacaggaggggcctttaatttcataaccgcagtgccccactgcgggagcagatgtttgttcttgtatgtattGGTATGTGGGTCATTCTCCAGAGTTGAGTActattttgtgacatgcattttcagtcctcTAAATGAGTATAACCtatattaaatggcaactagaGCATATTCTCTTTACCCTTTTCCAGTTAGACAATGATACAGACATACAAAAAAAACATAGATCgatgtttgtcttttttttttaaattgttgatATTCAAATCCCATGTCACAACCTTTGGTCTCCATGTTATGAAGGTGATGTACTTTGACACCCTTGTTATTTACTGAATGTAGACAAACAAATTGTGAAAGTATTTCTAAGGCCAAGGATTGAATTAAGTACAGAAATATCAccttcgtaacatggtttccactggCACAccgctctggagaataacccatatATATGTGTAAGTAAAGTGCTGATTTTAAGAAACTGGGGCTGCAATTAAAAACGGACAAACCGAACAGGAGGATAAAATAAAAGTACTGTACAGGCTAGCTTCCATTTAACAAACACAGTGAAAACTGAAGACCATGCTGGCTGGCTCAGTGTTGAGGGAATACATTTATTTGTCAATGTGAATCCTTGCTTTTATGGTTTTCATCAAGCATACATTTCAAACGACACAAGAGTCAGTCTTGTCTAATGTGTTGCAGCCACTGCTATATGTTACAGTCACATACACACCCGCATCCTCCACATAAGAAACTATTTGTGACACAGTAAAAACTGACCATGAGAGCTTGCTGAAAGATGCAGTTTATTTGTCAATGTATCCTTGCTTCTACATTGCATAGTTTTCATTACTTGTCTTTGGAAAGATCAGTAGTCGCTCATTCCATTTTTCAGACTCAATTATAACTATCATCAACGCactcacatccacacacactccCCATTCAGTgatacactgacacactcacacctatagcccccccccctccacacacacacacacacacactaaacaacaGCCAATCTTGTTtgaacatcacacacacaataactcaAAGCCTAGACCAGAGTTATGCCGTTGCTAAACCACTGCTCTCCCCAGAACTCTCCGTCTTCttttcctccttctcctcctcctccagtTCAGGCAAAGGATCAAACTCCGGTTTGACATAAGTTTTGTGCAACACGCCTCGAGAAGGCATCCAGTCGGGAATGATCTTGCCGTGTATGCGCCACTGGCCGTACTCGTTGGCGATGTGTTTCTCCAAGACGACGTATTCCAGGACATCACGATGTTGTTCAGGATCTCCATACATCAGCCGCCCAAACCGATCATACACAGCTAGTATCTGTGGAGAGAGGAAAATCGTTTATGTCAAATGATTCTGTAGTTTTtaggggtttttttttcaaattttcacAGCAGCAACTTATGGTTTTCAAATTAATGGGAACTTAATTTACATATTTCAAAGCGACCAACATGACCTCCTCAAGCAAAAAAATTGCAGTAAATGTTGCATTTTCTGCCTTCACACTTGTTTCCGTTCACCAAAACAGCAATACAAACTTTGCAACTAGGCTTAGTTCTTACATTGTAGTAATGAAAACATGTCTGCAATGCAAAAGCTTATTTCTAAAAAgtttcatctatatatatatacgactagtgtctgtctgtctgtctgtctgtctgttcgcgatgcacggccaaagttctcggtggatctttttcaaatttggacaccgtattcagctacaccccggacagaACCTCATCGgtgagatattttaacacgtgctctcagcgcgcagcgctgtgctcgctgaaccgattttgtttttgttttttgttttttgttgtcgggatccactaccagtaactcttccttatcttctccagtgttttcagccgcgattatctcccttcctccgtgtggcgtcaatccatattcctgttactacgttactatttttagaaggtcactgcacgttactatttttagaaggtcttcagtgttttgcgcgtttgtACCCGGGTcacaggcgcagcctggtattcggctctacttcttcccggcgaagcgggtaatcatctagtacttAATATATTCACTTAAAAGAACAAAGCAAGAGGTGTCACTTTTGATGTCTTTCGGTCTGGTCCCAACATCATATTAACCATGGTCACAGGAGAGCCGCAACAAATGCAGTTACAATTTTTGTTATCAaatgtaaataaataaaacatttaaaaacaaaaatgtaatcaAATGCCTCAAAGCAGAATACCTGTTGTGTGTGCAATCTGACTGTAACCTGCGCATACAGGTTGTCCTTGCTGAGCATTTCTGTGGTCCTGACATGAACCGTGCGAGGTGACTCGATGGACTGCACAAACTGCCAGCGAATCGTCTTGGTGTCCAGGCCATGAACCATCTCCTGCAAAATGTGAACAAAAGTTACAGCACAGCATCAAAGTTAAGTCTGACTTAAGCTTGCTTTAATCTGAATTTGTAAGGGTGGTGGGGGAAGGGgcaggggtggaaggagggagtggtgaaaggggggagaggggttaTGGGGACAAGGGGAGATGGGGGAGGGCAGGGGGACGAGGGGAGTCGGATTGAATGGTAGCCCTCAGTACCAACCACTGTGCTGATGCTTGTGTAACTGAGTGCAAAAAGCACATTTACTTTGGAGGTAAACCAGTCAAACAGGGTTGAGAATGTGAGAGCAGCCAAGGGTACGCCTAGGGTCCCAAGACCACACAAGGTTACAACAgaagccagaccccatcacaaacagctaCTCCACATCTTACTGGTGTGCTGTCTTCCAACGTACCAAAAATGTCAAgctactataaatagctcacgctTTGGCAGGGAGACAACACCATCAATGCAGACCAACTGCCTGTAACAAAGGGGGtctactgcgtcaccctgtcacacttgCATGTCTCTCTGTGAATGGGCACAACACTACATGAACAGACTTGGCATATGATTATAAGGCACACACTGCACTGATTAGCTGGTACCATGATGTTATTGCTCACCGGGAAGGCCTTTTCAGTGACCAGGTCATGCAGTCTTTCTTGATTtttctccaagctgaaatgaaaaACAGCACACAATTGAAAATACATTCTGCACAAAGTAATCAAAAGTTGATACATGCATGTATAATAGTAGACGCAAAATTGCATGTGCATGTTTTTCGTAAACAAAATACGCCCACTTGTCATATGCACGTCTGAAACCCTGATGAAAACAGATACAATGtattacatttcaaaatcaATATTTGTACAAGGTAGTAAGTAAAAATGTACTCTTTCATTTGATCACCTAAACCAGAAAACATGTGAAGACTGTACATTATTTAATAAAATGCTTTAAACTGCCCTTCTATGACTCACTTTGTCAGAAGTTCCTGTGCCTCTATCACAATATCCAGGGCAAGCTGAGCAAACTCCTTGGTGTCAAACCCTTCCTCAAACTTCCGCACTTTGCGGAGATCTAGGAGAGACTTTCCTTTCTTCTCAAGCTCTGAGTACTTCTGTTTTACACCCTGAAATCAGAAgaaaaaagtcgtgtaaaacgaaatcaatacatttagtcaatctgtcagcaTGAAACAAAGTAAAAGATCGACACTGAAAACCAAACATCTGTCATCACCAGGCAAGATTTCTACAGCAAAACCGAGACAGGTTGAGATGGTCTGGGCAAAGTCTGTGGAAAGCATGCCAAACTCCGAAATTGCAGGTGGCTGGTTACACCTAAACATGCACATCACACTTGAGTAGTGtggctcttgttgctgctagcattccactgggaggaagcaatcCAAATTTTGCAGTGAaagtaataacaagtcgcgtaaggcgaaaatacaatatttagtcaagtagctgccatttttcagcaagaccgtatactcgtagcatcgtcagtccaccgctcatggcaaaggcagtgaaattgacaagaagagcggggtagtagttgcgctaagaaggatagcacgcttttctgtacctctctttgttttaactttctgagcgtgtttttaatccaaacatatcatatctatatgtttttggaatcaggaaccgacaaggaataagatgaaagtgtttttaaattgatttagacaatttaattttaataataatttttatatatttaattttcagagcttgtttttaatccgaatataacatatttatatgtttttggaatcagcaaatgatggagaataagataaacgtaaatttggatcgttttataaattttaatttttttttacaattttccgatttttaatgaccaaagtcattaattaatttttaagccaccaagctgaaatgcaataccgaaccccgggcttcgtcgaagattacttgaccaaaatttgaaccaatttggttgaaaaatgagggcgtgacagtgccgcctcaactttcacgaaaagccggatatgacgtcatcaaagacatttatcaacaagaagagcaaacgctcgatcgagtcactttcgcagttctgaatattatatgaggcatcagatggacaggaagaaattgctattcacaacacaatgagtcacgttcacataaaatttgagcccggtcacttttatagtttccgagaaaagcccaacgttaagttgtgtgttgccaaacagaaaaggctagttatctcccttgtttttctgataacgttcgtaaaaggctacagatgtaaatacttcgatgtaaagaataatcctacaaagtttcaatcacatccgatgaactttgtcaaagatataaaatgtctaatttttcctttgacgctgacctgtgaccttgaaaaaggtcaaaggtcaacgaaaccatcgttaaagtgtagaggtcattggaggtcacgactaaacaaaatatgagcccgatcgctttgatagtttccgagaaaagtccaacgttaaggtggtgtctacggacggccggccggccggacagactaacactgaccgattacatagagtcacattttctcaagtgactcaaaaaaatgaaaaaaacgttcggggatttcatacccaggaactctcatgtcaaatttcataaagatcggtccagtagtttagtctgaatcgctctacacacacacacacacacacgcacgcacatacaccacgaccctcgtttcgattccccctcgatgttaaaatatttagtcaaaacttgactaaatataaaaatgcaacaacaataacaacaaaaacagacgCAATGGCCTGCTGGATAAGACGCTGGCCTTCCATgtggaaggtcgtgggtttgaatctTGGccgcacctggtgggttaagtgtggagatttttccgatttcccaggtcaactaa of the Littorina saxatilis isolate snail1 linkage group LG14, US_GU_Lsax_2.0, whole genome shotgun sequence genome contains:
- the LOC138947267 gene encoding large ribosomal subunit protein mL45-like, with the protein product MTSRASMASHMVLTLRRSVALQKACCQCVAATGSGTGLLASHMQVRGFPSTKHYDPKFRKQRKEKFFKIDLPDFQKLIKDSKSTPDEFRMKLKKEGRLPPRTFQERPINISNTGAIFEAFIPPEGDGKSSLISKEGVKQKYSELEKKGKSLLDLRKVRKFEEGFDTKEFAQLALDIVIEAQELLTNLEKNQERLHDLVTEKAFPEMVHGLDTKTIRWQFVQSIESPRTVHVRTTEMLSKDNLYAQVTVRLHTQQILAVYDRFGRLMYGDPEQHRDVLEYVVLEKHIANEYGQWRIHGKIIPDWMPSRGVLHKTYVKPEFDPLPELEEEEKEEKKTESSGESSGLATA
- the LOC138947271 gene encoding NADH dehydrogenase [ubiquinone] 1 alpha subcomplex subunit 8-like translates to MAFTNEDYLPSKEELTVPELELTSSVLRAGAHHFGKYCDKQCKEFMLCVSEDPDPRKCIPEGKEVTRCGFEFFGKVKQNCFTEFTKYFECIDHSDRQMSLKNCRPPQSLFDECMKNKLGQDRPFLGYFSSPRIHVTERPKPQLTPHKLPERIPDPPDFKNSPDPEHKFSPYGV